A portion of the Chryseobacterium tructae genome contains these proteins:
- a CDS encoding SusD/RagB family nutrient-binding outer membrane lipoprotein: MPVLPNNGGLLNGGNLPQRLMYPPNTRVLNKENYQAAVQQMGGDDINVKVWWSK, encoded by the coding sequence TTGCCGGTACTTCCTAATAATGGCGGGCTCTTAAATGGCGGGAATCTTCCTCAAAGATTGATGTATCCACCTAATACAAGAGTTTTAAACAAAGAGAATTATCAGGCAGCAGTTCAGCAGATGGGCGGTGATGATATCAATGTAAAAGTTTGGTGGAGTAAATAA
- a CDS encoding SusD/RagB family nutrient-binding outer membrane lipoprotein yields the protein MKKLIYICSFLALVGSTVSCDRSLDEINKDTSRINVPVASALLVPIQYNMATVGYNRANDFTFDIMQVSLDFPNEGNSLSRYYLTEKTGNGFWDNSYRWLKQVDDLKKAAISEGDKNYQAISMVLNAWIYSNLTDTYGDVPFSEASQLDDKVMYPKFDRQKDIYIKLLDDLKAANSLFITNKTLTGGDLFFKADSDPNGIIGWKKFCNALSLRLLIRILNKDGEVNVRERIQEIINNPTTYPIFQNNAEGAKVDLTGIFPLMPPIARPQDFTTGRAASEFFVETLKANNDPRMALFFSQAKDPKTNANLGYLGAPSGYAQGTVFTYQPSNLNQNLAKAPLKILVYPYAELQFTLAELAFKGIIQGSAKTFYENGVKAAIEQWGAVVPANYFDNPVVAFGTGDMKKIMLQKYVALFFVDHQQWFEREEQGCRYFLIMAGS from the coding sequence ATGAAAAAGTTAATCTATATATGTTCATTTCTAGCTCTTGTGGGCAGTACTGTTTCGTGCGACAGAAGCCTTGATGAGATCAATAAAGATACCAGTAGAATTAATGTGCCTGTTGCCAGTGCATTGTTGGTTCCTATCCAATATAATATGGCAACTGTAGGCTACAATAGAGCAAACGATTTTACCTTTGATATCATGCAGGTTTCTTTGGATTTTCCGAACGAAGGAAACTCTTTGAGCCGCTATTATTTAACAGAAAAAACAGGAAACGGCTTCTGGGACAATTCCTACCGATGGCTAAAACAGGTAGATGACCTTAAAAAAGCAGCGATTTCTGAAGGGGACAAAAATTATCAGGCCATTTCGATGGTATTAAATGCCTGGATCTATTCCAATCTTACCGATACTTATGGAGATGTTCCATTTTCTGAAGCGTCACAACTGGATGATAAGGTCATGTATCCGAAGTTCGATAGACAAAAAGATATTTATATTAAATTATTGGATGATTTGAAAGCAGCCAATTCTCTTTTCATTACCAATAAAACACTTACCGGGGGAGATTTGTTCTTTAAAGCAGATTCAGATCCTAATGGAATCATTGGCTGGAAAAAATTCTGTAATGCTCTTTCTCTAAGACTTTTGATCAGGATCTTAAATAAAGATGGTGAAGTAAATGTTAGAGAAAGAATTCAGGAAATTATTAATAACCCGACAACATATCCCATTTTCCAGAATAATGCAGAAGGAGCAAAAGTTGATCTTACTGGAATCTTCCCATTGATGCCGCCTATTGCAAGACCTCAGGATTTTACGACAGGTAGAGCCGCTTCAGAATTCTTTGTAGAGACATTGAAGGCCAATAATGATCCACGTATGGCATTGTTTTTCTCGCAGGCAAAAGACCCAAAAACGAATGCTAACTTAGGATATTTAGGAGCACCATCAGGATATGCACAAGGTACTGTATTTACCTATCAGCCATCAAACCTTAACCAAAACCTGGCGAAGGCACCTCTTAAAATTTTAGTATATCCATACGCTGAGCTTCAGTTTACATTAGCAGAATTGGCATTTAAAGGAATCATCCAGGGAAGTGCAAAGACGTTTTACGAAAATGGAGTAAAAGCAGCTATAGAACAATGGGGAGCTGTAGTTCCTGCTAATTATTTTGATAATCCCGTGGTAGCATTTGGAACAGGAGATATGAAGAAAATTATGCTTCAGAAATATGTTGCATTATTTTTTGTAGACCATCAGCAATGGTTTGAAAGAGAAGAACAGGGTTGCCGGTACTTCCTAATAATGGCGGGCTCTTAA
- a CDS encoding TonB-dependent receptor domain-containing protein, whose translation MNGTNKKTITGNINLSYQLAKNLDVAYKTGLEWNNEFRTQRRPWSSANYAKGYYREQYIRYMDLNNDILFTYKNKFGNFGVTASAGGNIRYHEYTMNDYRGNGLNKAGLYQLSNATQVEYKLPKPNDNQVNSVYALANFSYKDMIFLDVTARNDWSSTLPAHNRSYFYPSLSSSFILSDIFKLKSDNLNFWKLRLSWSKVGNDTYTYMLDKYYENSGFVGSVESPLLYPNPNLKPEMITNIEGGMDFTLLKNRLTFNFTAYQNNSKDQSIIIPMLLETGYNKRIINAGELRNRGIEMTLNAYPIKNKDFSWNISANWSMNRNKILSLPEEYQGKPYTMASVGSVVFYDAVVGGSLGDMYGAGLLYSPDGQVIYDAKDGLTAKSTEMKKIGNAYPKWRAGLQNEFRYKNITVSFSFDGQYKGIAYSHSHHKMSEQGKLTHTLVGRDNPGGLIVGQGVVQNPDGTFSPNTKGIPVATYYGDYYRRANVETNSFDTSFLKLRDARISYSFPKSIVEPLKVTDITLAVFGRNLWMWTKFPLFDPEAATLDDSTITPGIEMGQMPQARTIGFQVNVKF comes from the coding sequence CTGAATGGTACCAATAAAAAAACAATTACAGGAAATATTAATCTTAGTTACCAGCTGGCAAAAAACCTTGATGTAGCCTATAAAACAGGGCTGGAATGGAACAATGAATTTCGTACTCAAAGAAGACCATGGAGTTCTGCCAACTATGCTAAGGGATATTATAGAGAACAATACATCCGATATATGGATCTGAATAATGATATTTTATTCACCTATAAAAATAAATTCGGAAACTTTGGGGTAACAGCCTCTGCCGGAGGAAATATCAGGTATCATGAATATACGATGAATGATTACAGAGGAAACGGACTTAATAAAGCAGGTCTTTATCAGCTGTCTAATGCTACTCAGGTAGAGTATAAGCTGCCAAAACCTAATGACAATCAGGTGAACAGTGTGTACGCATTGGCCAATTTCAGTTATAAAGATATGATTTTCCTTGATGTGACAGCCAGAAATGACTGGAGCAGCACACTTCCTGCTCATAACAGATCTTATTTCTATCCCTCTTTATCATCATCCTTTATATTATCGGATATCTTTAAGCTAAAATCAGACAATTTAAATTTCTGGAAGCTGAGATTATCATGGTCTAAAGTAGGAAATGATACTTATACCTATATGTTGGACAAGTATTATGAAAATAGTGGTTTTGTAGGATCTGTAGAATCTCCGTTATTATATCCGAATCCGAATCTGAAGCCGGAGATGATTACCAATATTGAAGGCGGTATGGATTTTACTCTTCTTAAAAACAGATTAACATTCAATTTTACAGCGTATCAGAATAATTCCAAGGATCAGTCTATTATTATTCCGATGTTGCTTGAAACAGGATATAACAAGAGAATTATCAATGCCGGTGAACTGAGAAACAGAGGGATTGAGATGACCTTAAATGCCTATCCGATCAAGAATAAAGACTTCTCATGGAATATAAGTGCTAATTGGTCCATGAACAGAAACAAGATCCTTTCCCTTCCGGAAGAATATCAGGGGAAACCTTATACAATGGCAAGTGTGGGAAGCGTAGTTTTCTATGATGCCGTAGTTGGAGGTTCTCTTGGAGATATGTATGGTGCAGGATTATTGTATTCACCGGATGGACAGGTAATTTATGACGCGAAAGATGGATTAACGGCCAAATCAACGGAAATGAAGAAGATAGGGAATGCTTATCCGAAATGGAGAGCAGGCCTTCAAAATGAATTCAGATACAAAAATATTACAGTGAGTTTCTCATTTGATGGGCAGTACAAAGGAATTGCTTACTCTCATTCCCATCACAAAATGTCAGAGCAAGGGAAGCTTACTCATACCCTTGTAGGAAGAGATAATCCTGGAGGGTTGATCGTTGGACAGGGAGTTGTGCAAAATCCTGACGGAACTTTTTCTCCCAATACAAAAGGAATTCCGGTTGCTACCTATTATGGAGATTATTACAGAAGAGCCAATGTGGAAACCAACTCATTTGATACTTCATTCCTTAAGTTAAGAGATGCCAGAATCTCTTACTCTTTCCCAAAATCAATTGTGGAACCTTTAAAAGTTACAGATATTACCCTTGCAGTATTTGGAAGAAACCTTTGGATGTGGACGAAATTCCCATTATTTGATCCGGAGGCCGCTACTTTAGATGATTCTACAATCACACCAGGAATTGAGATGGGGCAGATGCCTCAGGCCAGAACTATTGGTTTCCAGGTAAACGTTAAATTTTAA